Part of the Subtercola frigoramans genome, TGTTTGAAGCCGCCGAACGGGGTGGAATACCGAACTGACGAATTCGAGTTGACCGAGAGATTGCCCGACTCCACAGCGCGGGAGACCCGGATGGCGCGGCTGACGTCACGCGTCCAGATCGAGCCACTCAGCCCATACTCGCTCGCGTTGGCGAGTTCGATCGCGTCGGCCTCGTCGTCGAAGGGGAGAACTGAGACCACGGGGCCGAAGATCTCCTCCGTCGCCGCCCGAGAGTTGCGTTCGGGGGTGAGCACGGTGGGCGCGAACCAGAACCCCGCGCCTGCCGGGGCCGACCCGCGAAACGCCAGTGTGGAATCGTCGGGCAGGTAGCTCTCGACCTTCGCCAGATGCTCCGCAGAGACCAAGGGCCCCATATCGGTGCTCTCAGACGTCGGGTCGCCGACTGCGACGGCCGCGACGGCCGGTTCGAGCAACTCGAGGAAGCGGTCATAGACACCACGCTCGACAAGGATCCGGCTTCGGGCGCAGCAGTCCTGGCCCGAGTTCTCGAACACGGCACCCGGGGCCGAAGCTGCGGCTCTTTCGAGGTCGGAGTCGGCGAAGACGATGTTCGCGCTCTTACCCCCGAGTTCGAGGGTGACACGCTTGACCTGCTCCGAGCATCCGGCCATGATGCGCTTGCCGACAGCAGTCGAGCCCGTGAACATCACCTTGCGGACCGCTTCGTGGGTGACGAACCGGTTGCCGACGACAGTACCTCTGCCCGGGAGCACCTGGAACAGGCCTTCTGGCAGCCCTGACTGCACACCGAGCTCTGCCAGGCGCATCGAGGTGAGCGGGGTCCATTCGGCCGGCTTCAGAACCACGGCGTTGCCTGCCGCGAGGGCGGGAGCGAACCCCCACGACGCGATCGTCATCGGGTAGTTCCACGGGGTGATGACGCCGACGACGCCAAGAGGCTCTGCGAAGGTGATGTCGATGCCGCCGGCCACCGGAATCTGTGAGCCGAAGAGCCGTTCGGGCGCGCCCGCGTAGTAGTTCAGCACGTCGCGCACGTGTCCCGCCTCCCACCGCGAGAGAGCGATCGGATGCCCGGAGTTGCGTGTCTCAAGCTGAGCCAGGTTCTCGGCGTCGGCGTCGACGGTGGCCGCAAAAGCCCGGAGAGCGGCCGCCCGCTCGACCGGCGCGAGCCTCGCCCATCGGCGCTGGGCATGCCGCGCGCGGTCGATGGCTTCATCCACCTGCTCGATCTCGAGCTGCTCAACCGACTGCACCACAGTCTCGTCGGCGGGGTTGAGAAGGGTGAAAGCGGTCATGGGGCTTCCTGGGTCGAGATAGCGTCGCGGTAGTCACGCGCTGCGTCGACGAGCCCGGCGAAGAGCCGCAGATCATCGGGCGACTCTTCGGGGTGCCATTGCACAGCGACGGCGAACGATGAGCCCTCGAGCTCGACGGCCTCGACGACGCCGTCATCGGTTGCCGCCGTGACTCGCAGGCCATCACCCACCCTGTCGATCGACTGGTGGTGATAGACCGGCACCTCGAGCGACGCGGCATCGGGCAGCATACTGGCGAGTTTCGAGGTGGGATCGATGTCGACGGGCACGGTGGTGAATTTGCCTCCACCCAGTTGATACCTCGAGCTGCCGACCAGGTCGGGCAGGTGCTGGTTGAGCGTGCCGCCGAGGGCGACGTTCAGCACCTGCGCCCCGCGACAGATGCCGAGAAAGGGCAACTCGCGTTCGAGAGCGCCCAGGACGAGGGCCTGCTCCCAGGCATCGCGGTCACGACGGGGTGAATCGGTCGATGGATGCGCCTGCTGCCCATACAGCGCTGGGTCGATATCTTTTCCTCCAGTGATGATGAGCCCGTCGAGCGTGTCGAGCACCCGGCCGGCGATCGTCGCAGAGGCCGGTTGCGGCGGCAGTAGCACGGCGATGCCGCCAGCCCGGTTCACTGCGTCGAAGTAGACCTTGGGCAGGAAGGCCGCCTGTACGTCCCACACCCCGGTCCGTGCCTGCTCGAGGTACGTGGTGAGGCCGATGATGGGCGCGCTGACCCGGCTGCGATCACCCACTTCGCCGCCGAAACTGTTCTCAAGGGTGGAACTAGAGTCTTTCAAAACCGCGCACTCTCTCCCAGTCGGTCACCGCGGCGTCGTAGGCGGCGATCTCCACGCGGGCATTGTTCACGTAGTGGTCGACGACCTCGTCACCGAACGCAGCGCGAGCGATCGCCGATTCGGCGAAGAGCGCCACCGCCTCACGAAGCGTCGTCGGTACCCGCGGAGCCTGGCCGGTATACGCATTCCCAGAGGTGAGTGGCTCGAGTTCGAGCTCGTTCTCCATCCCGTAAAGCCCGCCTGCGATGAGGGCAGCGACGGCGAGATACTGGTTGACGTCTCCCCCCGGCACACGGTTCTCAACGCGCATACCGAGCCCGTGACCCACGACCCGGAGCGAGCATGTGCGGTTGTCGAGCCCCCACGCCACCGCCGTGGGGGCGAAGCTGCCGTCGACGTACCGCTTGTACGAGTTGATGTTGGGCGCGAAGAGCAGTGTGAGCTCGCGCATCGTCTTCAGCTGGCCGGCCAGAAAGTGTTCGAAGAGCTTCGACATACCATTGGGGCGTTCCTTGTCGGCGAACACCGCCAACCCGTCCGAGCCCCGCAGGCTGATGTGGATGTGGCACGAATTGCCCTCGCGCTCATTGAACTTCGCCATGAATGTGAGCGATTTTCCGTGCTTGTCGGCGATCTCTTTCGCACCGTTCTTGTAGATCGAGTGGTTGTCACACGTGACGAGCGCGTCGGCGTACCGGAAAGCGATCTCCTGCTGGCCGAGGTTGCACTCGCCCTTCACACCCTCGCAGTACATGCCTGCGCCATCCATCGACACCCGGATGTCACGCAGAAGGGGTTCCATGCGAGTACTCGCCAGCAGCGCATAGTCGATGTTGTAGTCGCTGGCCGGCGTGAGGCCGACGTAGCCCTTCGCCCACGCGTCACGATAGCTGTCGTCGAACACGATGAACTCGAGTTCGGTGCCGACGAACGCACCCAATCCCCGTTCGGCGAGGCGCGCCAGCTGGTCCTTCAGAATCTGGCGAGGCGACTGGATGACCGGGGTCTCATCGAGCCAGTGCAGATCGGCCGTCACCAGAGCCGTGCCCGCCAGCCACGGCGCGAGTCGAAGTGTCGAGAAATCCGGAATCATCGCCATGTCACCGTAGCCGCGCTCCCAACTGGAGATGGCGTAGCCGTCGACGGTATTCATCTCCACGTCGACGGCGAGCAGGTAGTTGCAGCACTCTGCGCCGTGCGAGGCCACGTCTTCGACGAAGAGCCTGGCAGACACCCGCTTGCCGACCAGACGGCCCTGCATGTCGGTGAACGCGACGATCACCGTGTCGATCTCTTTCGCGGCCACCAGATCGGAGAGCGACTCCATCGTGAGATTTCCTGCACCCGATGACATTGTGCTCCTGTCGCCGCGCACGGACTGTGCGCAGATTTGCCGAGCTCGAGTTAACGAGCAATTTACATCCAAAGGTAGACTCAGCATACCTATAGACCGCTACTGTATGGCCATGACTGATTCAAGCAGCGTTTCGGGTGTCACGTACACACAGGCGAGCGCAGGGTATTTCGAAAAGCGAAGCCTGAAGCGAACCGCCGGGTTCTGGGGCATCTGGGGAATGGGCATCGCCGCCGTCATCTCCGGCGACTTCTCGGGATGGAACGTCGGCCTCAGCACCACAGGATGGGGCGGCCTGCTGATCGCCACGATCATCATCATCATCATGTACTTCACCATGATCTTCTCGATCGGCGAGATGTCGGCGGCAATGCCGCACACAGGGGGCGCCTACTCCTTCTCGCGCGCAGCGATGGGCCCGTGGGGAGGTTTTGTCACCGGAATCGCCGAAACGATCGAATACGTTGTGACGACCGCGGTCGTCGTACTGTTCTCGGCCTCATACCTCAACTCGATCGTCTCCGAGCTACTCGGTTTCGACCTGGCAGGAGACGGTTTCGCCTGGGTGTGGTGGATCGTTTTGTACGCCGTTTTCATCGGGCTGAATTCCCTCGGCGCAGCCGTCGGATTCCGCTTCGCGCTCATCGTTGCGATCATCTCGATGGGCGTCATCCTGCTGTTCGCAGTGCTGGCGTTCGCAAATAATGCTGTCGACTTCTCGCGGCTCCTCGACATCGCGCCCGCCGACGGCAACTCGACTTTCCTGCCGTTCGGTGCCGTCGGAATTCTGTTCTCGCTGCCGTTCGCTATCTGGTTCTTCCTGGGAATCGAAGAACTTCCGCTGGCGGCGGAGGAGGCTCACAACCCAACGAAGGACATACCGAAAGCGGGCGTCTGGGGCATCATCAGCCTCGCATTCTTTGGCCTGCTGATTCTCTTTCTGAACCCCGCGGTCACGGGTTCACAGGCACTGACCGTCTCGCCAGGAGACGGTGACGAGCCGCTGCTCGCCGGCTTCCGCGCATTCCTTCCCGACAACGTTGCGGCGTTGCTCGCACTCTTCGCGCTGATCGGTCTACTGGCGTCTCTCCAGGGCATCATGTTCGCCTATGGCCGAAACATGTACTCGCTCTCACGGGCCGGCTACTACCCGAAATTCCTCTCGCTCACCGGCAAGAAGCACCAGACGCCGTGGGTGTCACTACTCGTCGGCGGGGTGATCGGGTTCGTCATCCTGATCGTGGTGGCCAAGATAATCCCCGAGGTGAACCCCGATGCGGCTGGCGCTGCGACCGGTGTCATTCTGTTCATCGCGGTCTTCGGAGCGGTGATCTCGTATGTGATGCAGATGGTCAGCTTCGTCGTGCTGCGTCGCAAGTTCCCGAACGCGAAGCGGCCGTACACGAGCCCCACCGGTGTCGCGGGGGCCGTTGTCGCGGGTCTGATCGCTGTCGCAGCGCTCATAGGAATCCTGGCGAATGCGACCTTCCAGCTCGCCGTGATCACGTTCATCGTGATTTTCGTGATCGGTCTCATCATCTTCGCGCTCGTCGGCCGCCACCGCCTCGTTCTGTCGCCCGAAGAGGAGTACGCCCTGAGCGGCGGGCTCCACGGCGACCCCGAAATCGACGGGTACGGCGGCGCCATCGAGGCGGAGATCATCGCCGAGGACCTCGACTCCAGCGGGCATCCACGCGCGTGAGCGCAGCGTTCGGTCGGGTAACGCTGCGGCGTGTCACCGAGGTTCCGGGCGGAGTCGGCGCAAACTGATACAAATGTAACGCTGTGAGAGGTGCTCATCATGTTCAGTTGGCGTCGTAAAGCCAAAGCCGAGCGCGAGAACGTGATCAGCTCCGAGCGTCTCCACGACCTGGTGAACCAGGCGCTGCTCAGCAACTTCGGGCCCCTCGGGTCGTACGCCATCGCGCGCCGGTCCGCCAGTGACTGCGATGACATCTTCCACACCATGCTCGCCTCCTCTGTCGCCCGCAACATCGTGTCGAGCCTGATCGAGCACAAGGTCGTCATCGTGGCAGACGCAGCACTCCCCGCGGCCGCCGACGTGGCGCAGCCGACCGCACCGAAGCCGAGTGCGCCGAAACCCGCTCCGCCGCGCCCGTCGTCATATGCACCGTTTTCGCTCGCGCCGATCGACGTCGTACCAGTGCCGCCAGACCTCGCTGCGGCCGTCTCTGAGCTCTCGCTGGGCCGCGATGTGCACGTCAGGCACGTGGCGATCACCCTCGCCACTGTGACGATCCCCGGCGAGCCCGGGCACGACGAGTCCGCGTCGCGAGCCGACGAGATGATCGCCGGGGCCGCGCGCGTCGAATCCGGCTTCGAGGCCGAACTGCCCGGCCGGACTCACGCCGACCTTGTTCTGGCTGGTCTGGCGCACGCGGAATCGGCCTACTCAGAAGACGAAGCGGTCTCCGACGGCGCTCCCGACCTCAGCATCGCGAACTGAACCATCAGCCCAGCTGGGCAGCGACGGTTCAGATGCGCGGCCAGAGAGTCGGGCCCGCGCTGCCAGCGGGATAATCGTCGATCGGCACCTCGTGCTCATGCCAGGCCTTCACCACCGGGCCGACGATTCGCCAGCCCTCCACCGCGGAGTCGCCGCGCACCGACAGTGACGAGTCGCCGTCGAGGATGCCCGCCAACACTTCGCGGTAGGCCAGCAGTTGCCCGTCACCGAAGTGGGCGTCGAGGCTGATGCGCTCGAGTTCGTAGGGGTCACCAGGTCCGTTGATGTTGATCTCGAGCGACATCTCGTCGGGGGCGAGGAAGACCCGCAGCACGGTGGGGTCGTTGTGACCCTTGAGCCCGACCGGCAGCTGCCTCGCCGGGCGGAAGGTGATGACGATCTCGCGCCGGCGTTCGGCGAGCGCCTTACCCGAGCGCAGCGTGAACGGCACCCCGGCCCACCGCCAGGTGTTGATCTCGAAGGTCACCTCGGCAAGCGTCTCGGTCTCGTGGGCCGGGTCGACACCCGGTTCGTCGACGTACGACGGCAGCTCGCGGCCCTGCACCTCGCCTGCCGTGTACCGGGCACGACGGCTCGCGGCGATCGGGTCGCCCTGCCACACCTGGGTGGCCCGCAGCACGAGTTGTTTGGCGTCGCGCAGATCACGCGAGCCGAGGGTCGACGGTGGTTCCATGGCGACGACCGCCATGACCTGCAGCAGGTGGCTCTGGATCATGTCGACCAGCGCACCCGCTTTGTCGTAGTAGCGCGCTCGACCTTCGAGAGCGAGCTGTTCGTCGTAGATGATCTCGATCTTCTCGACGTGCTCGGCATTCCAGACCGGTTCGAAGATACGGTTGGCGAAACGCAACCCGAGGAGGTTGAGTACGGTCGACCGGCCCAGAAAATGGTCGACCCGGTGGATCTGCTCCTCTGGTACCAGTTTCAGCAGCAGCTCGTTGAGGGCGACGGCGCTCTGCTCGTCGGTGCCGAAGGGCTTCTCGAGGGCAAGCGTCGTTCCGGCGGGCAGGGTCACTTTCTGCAGTGCCGCGCAGGCCAGAGCCGCGACAGCGGGAGGTAGTGCGAAGTAGATCGCCGGCACTCCTTCGCATGCGCCGATCAGTTTCGCGAGGTCGTCGGGCTTGGTGACGTCGACCTGGAAGTAGTGAGACCCCTCGAGGATGCCCGCGACGGTATCACCCGAAGCATTCACTTCAGCGAACGAGGTGGTCACGACCTCGTGCCACTTCGTGTCGTCCCACTCCTCGGCACCCGCGCCGATGAGCACCATCTTCCGCTCGGGATCGGCGGTCAGAAGCTGCGCCAGGCCTGGAAGAAGCAGCCGCGCCGACAGGTCTCCACTGGCACCGAGAATGATGAGGGTGCCGATCAATTGACTCATGTGATCACCCTACCGAGCCGCGCACCCGGAACGAGTCAGTCGGGCAGCCGGTTCGAGGCAGCCAGCTCGGCATACCAGAGCGCACTGTCTTTCCTGGTGCGCACCAGCGTGTCATAGTCCACCCGCACGATGCCGAAGCGCTTCGAGTAGCCGTAGCTCCACTCGAAGTTGTCCATCAGCGACCAGACGAAGTAGCCGCGGAGGTCGACCCCCTGCTGAACGGCGCGGTGGGCTGCCGTCAGGTGTCTCCTCAGGTAGTCGATGCGATCGACGTCGTGGATGGCGCCGTCTTCGACGACGTCGTCGAACGCCGCACCGTTCTCGGTGATCATCATCGGCTGGCCGGGGAACTGGCCATGCAGCGACACCAGCAGTTCTTCAAGCCCGGAAGGCTCGATGTTCCATCCCATCTCCGTGTACGGCCCGGGCTGTGCCAGGAACTCGACGCGCCCGGCCCCCGGCCACGGCGAGCCACCGACGTCTTTGTGACCGTCGGCGTTCTGCTTGGGGCCATCGCCGGGCCACACGCGCACGAGGTTCGTCGAGTAGTAGTTCACACCGAGAACGTCAAGCGGCTGGTTGATGATGTGCAGGTCGTTGCTGAAGACGAACGACCAATCGGTGATCTCTTTGGTGTCTTCGAACAGGTCGGCGGGGTACGCCCCGAGCAGCATCGGGCCGGTAAAGGCACGGTTGCCGAGGGCCTCGATCTGCCGCACGGCGTCGGCGTCTTCGTCTGAGCCTGTCGCCGGCCGCACGACGTGGAGGTTGAGGGTGACCGAGAACTGCGGGTTGTTGCTCGCCACTTCGCGGATGGCCATGATGGCCAGCCCGTGGGCCAGATTGAGGTGGTGCACGGCACGGAGCGCCGACTCGGGGTCGGTGACACCCGGAGCGTGCGCCCCGGAACCGTAGCCGAGGTACGCGGAGCACCACGGCTCGTTGAGCGTGGTCCAGGTGTGGATGCGGTCGCCGAAGGCCTCACCGACGATGCGTGCGTAGTCGCCGAAGGCCTCGGCCGTCGACCGCACACGCCAGCCGCCTTCATCTTCGAGAGCCTGCGGGAGGTCCCAGTGGTAGAGGGTCGCCACAGGTCTGATTCCGCGGGCGATCAGCCCGTCGATCAGCCGCGAGTAGAAGTCGAGCCCGGCCGGGTTCGCGGGGCCGCGACCCGTCGGCTGGATGCGTGGCCACGCGATCGAGAAGCGGTACGCCTGCAGGTTCAGGGATTTCATCAGGTCGAGGTCTTCTTCGAGCCGGTGGTAGTGATCGTCGGCCACATCGCCGGTGTTGCCGTTGACGACGAGCCCTGGCGTGTGGCTGAAGGTGTCCCAGATCGAGGGGCCACGCCCGTCTTCGTTCACTGCACCCTCGATCTGGTACGACGCCGTCGCCGAACCGAAGATGAACGATGCGGGGAACTCCAGCCCACCGTCACGGTAGTCTGCGTTGCCTGTTGCCGTAGTCCCTGTACCGGGCGTACCTGACGTCATAGCGAAAACACTGCCTCTCCGTTGACGGCCTCGATAACCTGACCGTGCTCTACGACTTTAATGCTCCACGGGCGATCTGACGAAGAGGTCACGCGAAGCTGTTCAGAACTTCGCTCGATCAGGAACTGTGCAGTTGTACCGTCGGGGTTCGTCACCACCAATTCACGAGTCGCCTGCTCCGCGCTCGAGGAGGGGTAGAGCTCGAGGGTGAGCCTGTCGAGGTAGTCGTAGTCGGGCCGATCGGTGCGGGCGCCCACCGGCAACACGGCACCATCACGCACATACAGCGGCAGGGTCAGGTACCCATGCTGCTCCGAACGCCAGACGGGCCCGGCCACGGTCTCTCCGGTGAAATAGTTCGTCCAGGTGCCCGCCGGCAGGTAGAACTCGACGGAACCGCCTGCCGTGAACACCGGGGCCACGAGTAGTTCCGCACCGAGAAGGTACTGCGCTTCGAGGTGGCCGGTGCCGGGGTCCGACGGGAACTCCAGCTGGGTGGGCCGAAGCACCGGGGTACCGACGGCTGTCGCCTCGAGGCCTGCGGCGTACAGGTAGGGCATGAGCGCGAGTTTCAGCTTCGTGAAGACGCGGGTGACGTCGACCGCCTCTTCGTCGAAGACCCACGGCACCCGATACGAATCCGAGCCGTGGAAGCGGCTGTGCGACGACAGCAGGCCGAACGCCGTCCAGCGCTTGAACACGCCGGCGTCTGGCGTACCCTCGAACCCCCCGATGTCGTGACTCCAGAACCCGAACCCGCTGAACGCCAGCGAGAGGCCGCCACGCAGGGTCTCGGCCATCGATTCGTAGCTCGAGGTCGAGTCGCCGCCCCAGTGCACGGGCATCTGCTGCCCGCCCGCGGTGGCCGAGCGAGCGAACAGTACCGCGTCACCTTCGCCCCGGGCATCCTGCAGCACCTCGAACACGGCCTGGTTGTAGAGGTGCGTGTAGTGGTTGTGCATGCGTTCGGGCGCTGACCCGTCGAAGTAGTCGACCTCGAGCGGAATGCGCTCACCGAAGTCGGTCTTGAACGCGTCGACGCCCTGGTCGAGCAGCACTCGCAGCTTCGACTGGTACCAGGCGGTCGCGTCGGGATTCGTGAAGTCGACAAGAGCCATGCCGGCCTGCCAGAGATCCCACTGCCAGACGCTGCCGTCGGGCCGCATCACGAAGTAGCCGAGCGCCTTGCCCTCGGCGAAGAGCTGCGAGCGCTGCGCGATGTAGGGGTTGATCCAGACGCAGACGTGCAGGTTCTTCTCGTGCAGGCGGGCCAGCATGCCCTCGGGGTCGGGGAAGACCCGCGTGTCCCATTCGAAATCGCTCCAGTTGAACTCGCGCATCCAGAAGCAGTCGAAGTGGAAGACGCTGAGCGGCAACTCGCGTTCGGCCATCGCGTCGATGAAACCGGTCACCGTCTCTTCGTCGTAGTTCGTCGTGAATGAGGTGGTCAACCACAAACCATACGACCAAGCCGGAACCTGAGCCGGGCGCCCCGTGAGCGCGGTGTAGCGCTCGAGAATCTCCTTCGGCGTGGCGCCGTAGATCACGAAGTACTCGAGGCTCTCCCCCGGCACCGAGAACTGCACACGCTCGACCGACTCGGAGCCGACCTCGTACGAGACGTGACCCTGATAGTTGACGAAGACACCATATCCACGGTTCGTCAGGTAGAACGGCACGTTCTTGTAGGCCTGCTCGCTCGACGTTCCGCCGTCGGCGTTCCAGATGTCGACGACCTGGCCATTCTTCACGACAGGCCCGAAGCGCTCGCCGAGCCCGTAGACGAGCTCCCCCACACCGAGTGAGAGCTGTTCGTGCACGTAGGTGGGCTGCGCCGAAACGGGTGACCGGATGCCCGTGGCCGCACCGATCCGGGCATATCCGACGAGCCCCGTGCTGACCTGGGCGTCGCCCGAAAGCTCCATGTACCCGACCGACTTGGCTCCGCTCGACGTGAGCACGCGGCCGTCGGCCGAGAATGTCAGGTCCCAGGGGGCGCCGCGGGTGACGGTCGCGGTGAGGGATCCCGAGGTGAGGGAGCCCCGATCAT contains:
- a CDS encoding aldehyde dehydrogenase family protein, whose product is MTAFTLLNPADETVVQSVEQLEIEQVDEAIDRARHAQRRWARLAPVERAAALRAFAATVDADAENLAQLETRNSGHPIALSRWEAGHVRDVLNYYAGAPERLFGSQIPVAGGIDITFAEPLGVVGVITPWNYPMTIASWGFAPALAAGNAVVLKPAEWTPLTSMRLAELGVQSGLPEGLFQVLPGRGTVVGNRFVTHEAVRKVMFTGSTAVGKRIMAGCSEQVKRVTLELGGKSANIVFADSDLERAAASAPGAVFENSGQDCCARSRILVERGVYDRFLELLEPAVAAVAVGDPTSESTDMGPLVSAEHLAKVESYLPDDSTLAFRGSAPAGAGFWFAPTVLTPERNSRAATEEIFGPVVSVLPFDDEADAIELANASEYGLSGSIWTRDVSRAIRVSRAVESGNLSVNSNSSVRYSTPFGGFKQSGLGRELGPDAALAFTETKNVFLAVDDL
- a CDS encoding gamma-glutamyl-gamma-aminobutyrate hydrolase family protein; this translates as MGDRSRVSAPIIGLTTYLEQARTGVWDVQAAFLPKVYFDAVNRAGGIAVLLPPQPASATIAGRVLDTLDGLIITGGKDIDPALYGQQAHPSTDSPRRDRDAWEQALVLGALERELPFLGICRGAQVLNVALGGTLNQHLPDLVGSSRYQLGGGKFTTVPVDIDPTSKLASMLPDAASLEVPVYHHQSIDRVGDGLRVTAATDDGVVEAVELEGSSFAVAVQWHPEESPDDLRLFAGLVDAARDYRDAISTQEAP
- a CDS encoding glutamine synthetase family protein, with the translated sequence MSSGAGNLTMESLSDLVAAKEIDTVIVAFTDMQGRLVGKRVSARLFVEDVASHGAECCNYLLAVDVEMNTVDGYAISSWERGYGDMAMIPDFSTLRLAPWLAGTALVTADLHWLDETPVIQSPRQILKDQLARLAERGLGAFVGTELEFIVFDDSYRDAWAKGYVGLTPASDYNIDYALLASTRMEPLLRDIRVSMDGAGMYCEGVKGECNLGQQEIAFRYADALVTCDNHSIYKNGAKEIADKHGKSLTFMAKFNEREGNSCHIHISLRGSDGLAVFADKERPNGMSKLFEHFLAGQLKTMRELTLLFAPNINSYKRYVDGSFAPTAVAWGLDNRTCSLRVVGHGLGMRVENRVPGGDVNQYLAVAALIAGGLYGMENELELEPLTSGNAYTGQAPRVPTTLREAVALFAESAIARAAFGDEVVDHYVNNARVEIAAYDAAVTDWERVRGFERL
- a CDS encoding amino acid permease, giving the protein MTDSSSVSGVTYTQASAGYFEKRSLKRTAGFWGIWGMGIAAVISGDFSGWNVGLSTTGWGGLLIATIIIIIMYFTMIFSIGEMSAAMPHTGGAYSFSRAAMGPWGGFVTGIAETIEYVVTTAVVVLFSASYLNSIVSELLGFDLAGDGFAWVWWIVLYAVFIGLNSLGAAVGFRFALIVAIISMGVILLFAVLAFANNAVDFSRLLDIAPADGNSTFLPFGAVGILFSLPFAIWFFLGIEELPLAAEEAHNPTKDIPKAGVWGIISLAFFGLLILFLNPAVTGSQALTVSPGDGDEPLLAGFRAFLPDNVAALLALFALIGLLASLQGIMFAYGRNMYSLSRAGYYPKFLSLTGKKHQTPWVSLLVGGVIGFVILIVVAKIIPEVNPDAAGAATGVILFIAVFGAVISYVMQMVSFVVLRRKFPNAKRPYTSPTGVAGAVVAGLIAVAALIGILANATFQLAVITFIVIFVIGLIIFALVGRHRLVLSPEEEYALSGGLHGDPEIDGYGGAIEAEIIAEDLDSSGHPRA
- a CDS encoding glucose-6-phosphate dehydrogenase: MSQLIGTLIILGASGDLSARLLLPGLAQLLTADPERKMVLIGAGAEEWDDTKWHEVVTTSFAEVNASGDTVAGILEGSHYFQVDVTKPDDLAKLIGACEGVPAIYFALPPAVAALACAALQKVTLPAGTTLALEKPFGTDEQSAVALNELLLKLVPEEQIHRVDHFLGRSTVLNLLGLRFANRIFEPVWNAEHVEKIEIIYDEQLALEGRARYYDKAGALVDMIQSHLLQVMAVVAMEPPSTLGSRDLRDAKQLVLRATQVWQGDPIAASRRARYTAGEVQGRELPSYVDEPGVDPAHETETLAEVTFEINTWRWAGVPFTLRSGKALAERRREIVITFRPARQLPVGLKGHNDPTVLRVFLAPDEMSLEININGPGDPYELERISLDAHFGDGQLLAYREVLAGILDGDSSLSVRGDSAVEGWRIVGPVVKAWHEHEVPIDDYPAGSAGPTLWPRI
- a CDS encoding GH1 family beta-glucosidase; protein product: MTSGTPGTGTTATGNADYRDGGLEFPASFIFGSATASYQIEGAVNEDGRGPSIWDTFSHTPGLVVNGNTGDVADDHYHRLEEDLDLMKSLNLQAYRFSIAWPRIQPTGRGPANPAGLDFYSRLIDGLIARGIRPVATLYHWDLPQALEDEGGWRVRSTAEAFGDYARIVGEAFGDRIHTWTTLNEPWCSAYLGYGSGAHAPGVTDPESALRAVHHLNLAHGLAIMAIREVASNNPQFSVTLNLHVVRPATGSDEDADAVRQIEALGNRAFTGPMLLGAYPADLFEDTKEITDWSFVFSNDLHIINQPLDVLGVNYYSTNLVRVWPGDGPKQNADGHKDVGGSPWPGAGRVEFLAQPGPYTEMGWNIEPSGLEELLVSLHGQFPGQPMMITENGAAFDDVVEDGAIHDVDRIDYLRRHLTAAHRAVQQGVDLRGYFVWSLMDNFEWSYGYSKRFGIVRVDYDTLVRTRKDSALWYAELAASNRLPD
- the yicI gene encoding alpha-xylosidase, coding for MKFTDGFWQTRPGVTPLYAQEAFDIVAGENSLVVSAPTRVIATRGDTLNRPLLTVTLSSPLPDIVGVKIEHFQGGLDQPGFELVGAESGHGEVTVVDDRGSLTSGSLTATVTRGAPWDLTFSADGRVLTSSGAKSVGYMELSGDAQVSTGLVGYARIGAATGIRSPVSAQPTYVHEQLSLGVGELVYGLGERFGPVVKNGQVVDIWNADGGTSSEQAYKNVPFYLTNRGYGVFVNYQGHVSYEVGSESVERVQFSVPGESLEYFVIYGATPKEILERYTALTGRPAQVPAWSYGLWLTTSFTTNYDEETVTGFIDAMAERELPLSVFHFDCFWMREFNWSDFEWDTRVFPDPEGMLARLHEKNLHVCVWINPYIAQRSQLFAEGKALGYFVMRPDGSVWQWDLWQAGMALVDFTNPDATAWYQSKLRVLLDQGVDAFKTDFGERIPLEVDYFDGSAPERMHNHYTHLYNQAVFEVLQDARGEGDAVLFARSATAGGQQMPVHWGGDSTSSYESMAETLRGGLSLAFSGFGFWSHDIGGFEGTPDAGVFKRWTAFGLLSSHSRFHGSDSYRVPWVFDEEAVDVTRVFTKLKLALMPYLYAAGLEATAVGTPVLRPTQLEFPSDPGTGHLEAQYLLGAELLVAPVFTAGGSVEFYLPAGTWTNYFTGETVAGPVWRSEQHGYLTLPLYVRDGAVLPVGARTDRPDYDYLDRLTLELYPSSSAEQATRELVVTNPDGTTAQFLIERSSEQLRVTSSSDRPWSIKVVEHGQVIEAVNGEAVFSL